Part of the Rhinoderma darwinii isolate aRhiDar2 chromosome 2, aRhiDar2.hap1, whole genome shotgun sequence genome, tagttacaGTATAGAAATCAATTCAAGGATCCGGCCAGCTAGCAGCAGTAAACTAAACTAACTGAAGTCACTGGTCTCCATGGTGACAAGGGAATCAAGCCTTTCGCAGCAGTTGTCTCCAGTAAAGCAGTAGACTTTATGAATGGCATACCTGACCTGCGGTTCCACTTTCAGCACTAGTATCTTTACCGTGTGAACTTATTTAGTACTATATACGGTGTGTTACAATAGACGCAATTCCTTTTAGTAGAATTGAAACTATTTATCAGTGTTATCAATGTGCAATGGGAGACTCAAGTAAGAAACGCAAATAAAGAAGCTAAATAAAACATTGAAAATGAACTTGAGGTGAATGAGGTGAATACCTTTATCTGCAACTCTGCGATTTTCTTGGATGCTGCGTGAAGTTTACCTGCCATGGCTAGATTATGTGCTGCAGCTAGCACCAGCTCCTGTAGGTGGATGTTTGGAAAGCAGTGCCTGCCCTCCTGCCTCTGCCCGCCTTCCTTTCACAGTGTCCCCTCTCCCGCACTTTTtctccccttccctcctcagcccttcTCTGTTGTCACAGTAGTAGTTACAGTAAACACATCTATTATACCCCCCACCCACAACCGCTCTACCCTTCCCAGCATATAGTTCAATCTTGATGCAGGCTATACATTTTACTGATAATACATTGCTGCCACCCTGTGTACAACGAcacttgctgctgctgtataaaatATGTGCAGTACCTCATGGAACTCCACAGAATATTGTAAAACAAATACTTTGGTTAACAGAATATGTTAATCTCTATTGCctccatttattaaaaaaaaattctcacattttcagaTGGAAATTGTAATTATATTGTCATTTATTCAGGTGTGATGAGGGGGCTAAGTACAAATGCATTTGTCTATTATTAGAACGAATCTCCATTTCGGAGCTGCTTTAAatcacagggtatgtgcacacacactaattacgtccgtaattgacggacgtatttcggccgcaagtaccggaccgaacacagtgcagggagccgggctcctagcatcatagttttatacgatgctaggagtccctgcctctctgcaggacaactgtcccgtactgtaatcatgttttcagtacgggacagtagttccacggagaggcagggactcctaagcatcgtacataagtatgatgctaggagcccggctccctgcactgtgttcggtccgggacttgcggccgaaatacgtccgtcaattacggacgtaattagtgtgtgtgcacataccctaatactagaAAATGGCATAATAAGCAATAACTAAATATAATATTGTTTTTGCAATAGTTCCTGTACTGCATTGAACAATTGGGTATTATTGGATTGCTCCTGTCTGTAAAGGAAGATATTTCAATACTATAATTACATTAGGGAATTTCTATTTATACAATTTCccaataaaatatttaaagtgtTTCCAAACTGGCTCGATATGTACATCTTTGAAGCAAAATAAATCAATATTTGAAGTAATTTCCAACAACTTTTACATTGACTtaaatgaaattttattttttatttttaagatacATCTTCttcgtatcctgtatacatagaagctgtgttcTTGCATCAAAgttgacttagggtatgttcacacggcagcctccgttacggctcaaattatggagctgttttcaggagaaaacagctccggaatttcagacgtaatggcatgtgcaggcgctttttgctgcgtccattacggacgtaattggagctgtttttctatggagtcaatggtaaacggctccaattacgtctcaagaagtgacaggcacttctttgacgcgggcgtcttttgacagcggcgcgtaaaaaagaatgaccgtcggcacagaacatcgtaaaacccattcaaatgaatgggcatatgtttgccgacgctttggagccatattttctgacgtaattcgaggctaaaacgcccgaattacgtccataaatagggtgtgtgaacccagccttagatgtgattgatattagctggatcctgtgtgtcagagacactcagAACCAGCTTTCACCGGAgctgtcagtccagctgacctgaagAAATCGTCTTTGACGAaaggatacatagaagcagtatcttaaatagtaaaaaaaacattttaataaaagtcagggcttattcagatgagcatatttagcgtctgtgtgctgtccgttaaaaaaaaacaacagacagAACAtgaacctatgcaattcaatagggctattcacacgttcgtggtttttcacgcagtgcgtgtccattgcgtgaaactcactgcatgtcttattttggtccgtttttgcggtccACGTCGCCCatcgaagtcaatggatgcgtgaaaaacactgacagCACCCGGACGACAAATGTGTGCTGTGCGTGTTTTTTATGCCCCAGTTGCTAAAGAATtgatgagaaaaaaacaaacaggaacactgatgccacacggaaagcacactgataccACACGAAACGGAAATTAATGAAATACAGTCAatttttttgcggatgcaaaacggacacgctcgtctgaataagcccttagaagaattttttttaaaaaacacttaaaatattgatttattaaaaaataaataaaaaggtatacatagccattaatcccttcccgagatttgacgtatccatacgccaaagtctggtaggggaagtatggaacgggctcacggagtgaacccgctctatacgttgctggtgtcggctgtatgttacagccgacacttcagagtaatgagcgggattgcgctcgagcgcgatcctgcttgtttaactcgttaaatgccgcggtcaatagcgaccgcagcatttaaatcgttagaaagaggggggcgaccccctctaacagtttatcgcgccccccgcaatgcaatcgtggggtggcgatggttgctatggctgccttggggcctaatgaaggcccccaggtccgccatctttgtgctggttagttctggtactgtatatatgtactgagctttgttctggtgctgtatatatgtaattagcttggttctggtgctgtatatatgtaatgagcttggttctggtgttgtatatagaactatattgcttgtaaaatgtacaaatagctttatgctcgagttacataaaaatgtttttaaaaaaaattacacctcatttattggtagagaaaacaaacatggcgagggggaaggcggGAAAGAGGTTCGAGGGGGGGAATCTTTGCCCCGAGTGCTGGAGAaccagctacgcctctggttttgCGGTCCGAAAACCACTGATCCGTTGCAGTCCATTTGTCTGCAATAAACCTTTTGTTgtacatccgtgtgtcatcaggagTCACACATCCGCAACAAAAATATTAATTTCACCAGTTCGTGATTTCGCAAATCTGGactgtaaaatgacatgtcctgagtttttggggtctgtattcgcaGCCCATGCACGTAtccatgaaaaccacggtcgtgtgcatggggctatagaaatgaatgggtgacCATGGTTGTGTGGATGAGGCCTAAGGGATAGGAGGGCCAGGTGTTATTTGTAGTATACAGGTGACATTTCTGGATTGTGAATGAAGGACTGTCATGGGTTGCGCtgtctctctttttttctcctcATGCACAGTAAACAATTGTTATTTTTAGCTAAACattggagtggacacaaaagaaagtagatgcatcagtcttttctttacacctttacatccttttggatccacttctggctttagcttaaaaaaaaaaaacggggccaaaaactgtaccaaaactgtgtgtgtgattctggctttatacctgaATCTTCAGCTTACAAAGGCCCATTTGGCactcattgatttcagtgggtgcTGTGAATTAGGGCcagattcacacagtgcagtttgagTAAATTCACACAGGtcatatttgctgtggattttaactGCAGGTTAAATCTGCAGCGAATTACAATGCAAGTAAAGAGATTTTCCAATATGGAATCCAAAAGCTACAGAAATTTTCAGTGTgggattttaaccccttgacgtaCCATGACATAGCGGCACAtcatggtgcagggggagaagtatggagcgtacTCACAGGCTGAGCGTGCTTCACTACGCTGTTGGTGTCAGCTATGTTTAACCGctcacacccgggactaacggccaggaacagtgatcatgctgttcctggctgtttaacccctcaaatgctgcggacaatcgcgaccgcagcatctgaggcgttatagaGTGGAGGGcgcccccctccgacagctcatcggcgtCCCCATAACACGATCCAGGGTTGctaatggttgccatggcagcccaggggcctaatgaaggcccccaggactgccttcactttgcctctgctaagccctgcctgtggcatggcttaacagaagcctgtaaaaatgactatacactacaatacattatctaacgatcgctggtttaagtcccctagtgggactaatgaaatgtgtaaaaaaaaagttaaataaagatttagtagtgaaaaaacaaaaacctaaattaaaagttcaaaaactcccttttcccattttttcgctaaagtaatgtaaaaaataaacaaaattggtatcgctgcatccgtaaaagtacgaactataacaatatagcaTTATATAATTTTaaccgtgaacgccgtaaaaaaaatgaaacaccagaatcgctgttttttggttaagTTAGCgatcattttattttataaaaagtgatcaaaaacttgtatgtaccaaaaaataagccctcataccgctcaattgggaagaaataaagttatggcttacataatgtgatgacacaaatcattttattttctaacaagttttttctatgtaaaacattaagaaaactatataaatttcgtatcaccgtaatcgtattgactagcagaataaagttatattGTTTTTGACGCACAGTGAAAGACGTAAATACTAAACCcgaaagaaaatggaggaatcacagttttttccaattccaccccacatagaatttgttttccgtttcccagtacattatacattgtgtgcagtagaaactacaactctgcaCACAAGTTGTACACTGCGCGCTACAGCTCTGCACACAAGTTGTACACTGCGCGCTACAGCTCTGCACACAAGTTGTACACTGCGCGCTACAGCTCTGCACACAAGTTGTACACTACGCGCTACAGCTCTGCACACAAGTTGTACACTGCGCTCTACAGCTCTGCACACTGCGCGCTACAGCTCTGCACACAAGTAGTACACCGCTCTACACACAAGTTGTACACTGCGTTCTACAGCTCTGCACACAAGTTGTACACTGCGCGCTACAGCTCTGCACACAAGTTGTACACTGCGCGCTACAGCTCTGCACACAAGTTGTACACTACGCGCTACAGCTCTGCACACAAGTTGTACACTGCGCTCTACAGCTCTGCACACTGCGCGCTACAGCTCTGCACACAAGTAGTACACCGCTCTACACACAAGTTGTACACTGCGTTCTACAGCTCTGCACACAAGTTGTACACTGCGCGCTACAGCTCTGCACACAAGTTGTACACTGCGCGCTACAGCTCTGCACACAAGTTGTACACTACGCGCTACAGCTCTGCACACAAGTTGTACACTGCGCTCTACAGCTCTGCACACTGCGCGCTACAGCTCTGCACACAAGTAGTACACCGCTCTACACACAAGTTGTACACTGCGTTCTACAGCTCTGCACACAAGTTATACACTGCGCGCTACAGCTCTGCCCACAAGTTATACACTGCCCACAAGTTGTACACTGCGCGCTACAGCTCTGCACACAAGTTGTGTACTGCACGCTACAGCTCTGCACACAAGTTGTACACTGCGCGCTACAGCTCTGCACACAAGTTGTACACTGAGCGCTACAGCTCTGCACACAAGTTGTACACTGCGCGCTACAGCTCTGCACACAAGTTGTACACTGCGCGCTGCACACAAGTTGTACACTGCGCGCTGCAGCTCTGCACACAAGTTGTACACTGCGCGCTACAGCTCTGCACACAAGTTGTACACTGCGCGCTACAGCTCTGCACACAAGTTGTACACTGCGCGATACAGCTCTGCACACAAGTAGTACACTGCGCGCTACAGCTCTGCACACAAGTTGTACACTGCGCTCTACAGCTGTGCACACAAGTTGTACACTGCGCGCTACAGCTCTGCACACAAGTTGTACACTGCGCGCTACAGCTCTGCACACAAGTTGTACACTGCGCGCTACAGCTCTGCACACAAGTTGTACACTGCGcgctacagctcagcacacaaGTTGTATAGTGCGCGCTGCAGCTCTGCACACAAGTTGTACACTGCGCTCTACAGCTCTGCACACAAGTTGTACACTGCGCGCTACAGCTCTGCACACAAGTTGTACACTGCGCGCTACAGCTCTGCACACAAGTTGTACACTGCGCGCTACAGCTCTGCAGTGTATGTTTGGtgcaatttattaaaaggcatgtGTGTATATAACATGCACATTGCCGAGGTATACAGAGCAAGCAGCGCCGATGTGGTTTTCTAAGGTTCATGAATCACACATATCTATAACCTGAGGACATTTCACATAATCgtctaaaagtaaaaacaatcAAGAATATACAACATGAAACTTCTCCAGCAACACAGCCTCGAGCCTGACTCCTCCCATACACGATCACATGGTCATgacatcatcaaaggtcctttaccCCAACTAGGGTCTAACCTTTGCTGTACAGCTTTACCTCAATAGACTATGGGAAGTGATCATGTACAGTAGGACCTCAGCGCGGATGGAGGACAGAATGTGTGAGGTAATTGTGGGAACCTGTGGCGTCCAGTCATATGATAATATAACAAATAATCAGGTGTCCTTCTAATGTACAGCTGTGTGAGGGGAAAAGGAACTTCATGGCAGAGATGGTGCTGCATTTACACGATATATTACTCCGCATGACTACATACACAGAACGCATGGAGCTGTGTAACGTGATCTCCTGTAAAGCAAGCCTGAACTGCCTGTCGTGTTTTACAAGTGATAGGGCATGCTGTCAAAAAACACACTGCGGTCACTACCGCTGTGTGTGAATAGTAATAAAGCATATTTTCTACTGGATTGTCCGGGGAGATCTCCCTTATTCCTGACAGAGCAGGTGAATTCTGCTGACAGCCGCTACTATGTTCCAAGTACAAATAAATCTAATTATAAAATGATTTATCTCCCATATATTTAatgaaagtagacacctggcacgTCAAAATGCCACTGAGAATTATAACATAGAGATGCCTTCATCCAACTTTGCCACAAAGTGtaatttttcatttaaaaaaaagcattcatattaaagaggctctgtcaccacattataagtgccctatctcctacataaggctgggttcacacgacctattttcagacgtaaacgaggcgtattaggcgtctgaaaatagggctacaatacgtcggcaaacatctgcccattcatctgaatgggtttgccgacgtactgtgcagacaacctgtcatttacgcgtcgtcgtttgacagctgtcaaacgacgacgtgtaaaaatacagcctcgtcaaaagaagtgcagggcagctcaagatttacggctgtcagaaaagcctcgcaaaatgcgaggaggagcatttacgtctgaaatgaggcagctgttttctcctgaaaacagtctgtcttttcgaacgtaaaagcctgctaccgtgtgcacataccctaaggagttcGGCGCTATtatataggtgacagcagtgctttttatttaataaaacgatctgttttcaccactttattagcgattttagatttatgctaatgagtgtcttaatgcccaagtgggcgtatttttactttagaccaagtgggcgttgtacagggtagtgtatgacgctgaccaatcagcctcatgcactcctctccattcatttacacagcgcatagggatcctgctagatcattatgtgctgtcttatacttacacattaacaatactgaagtgtttagacagtgaatagacattccacgggatgtcttcacaatctctgcacttcgttactctgtctgtggtagttacagcagaggaagcgtgatctcgcggtaaatgacaggttacgagattacgcttcctctgctgtaactaccacagacacagtaacgaagtgcagagattgtgaagacatcccgtggaatgtctattcactgtctaaacacttcagtattgttaatgtgtaagtataagacagcacataaggatctagcaggatccctatgcgctgtgtaaatgaatggagaggagtgaatgatgctgattggtcagcgtcatacactcctctgtacaacgcccacttggtctaaagtaaaaatacgcccacttgggcattaagatactcattagcataaatctaaaatcgctaataaagtggtaaaaatagattgtttttttaaaataaaaagcattactgtcaccaacattatagcgccgatcttcttatgtaggagacagggcacttataatgtggtgacagagcctctttaaggtttgtgGCTTATAGTGTGACCCAAGAATTAGACACACAACAccttctaaaaataaaagttcaagatgAGCAGACGTCATACATGTCTCTTATGTTTATGTCTATATAAAATACAAATATCTTCACAAAATCCTTGGAATTTAAAGAAACTAAAAATGTAGCTTtagttcacacggcggattttgcgtggcgggtccCTGGCGGAACTATTCCCTTTCGACGGCAGAAAGATTTCTCCCTCAAATTGATATCAATGGAAGATTCGGGTGGAATCCacccgaagatcgagcaggacgcttctttttcccgctagctgaaataatcatctagcggggaaaaagaagcgtccgactcATTAAAATGAATGCGAGGCAGAATTTTGCAgccaattccgcctgcaaaattcctttgtgtgaacatgccctttagCTGGAAACGTAACAAAAGtaacaatgtattaaaaaaataaaccggATTATGCATCTTGAAAAGTGAATGTGTCCCCAAATCCTATACATTTCCAGACAGCAGTCACCGGACTATGGCAGCTGTTTAGTTGTGTCCAAGGTCATGCAACTTTGGGACAAATAGAAATGCTTTAAATCTTTTTGTGCATCCAAGCAGGggcttaggtcctgttcacatcaccgttgcccttccgctgaggggttccgtcgggttaacccataaacggaaaggcaaacgaaaacctccgcttccgtttccgtcaccattgaactctatggtgacggaaacctagtggtttccgtctgtcaccattgtgacagggttccgttctttcggacagaatgaatagcgcagttgactgcgctattgattccgtcaaaacgacggaaccctgtcacaacggtgacagacggaaactgtCAGCATGCCGTGTATAAAAGTACCACGTACATATAGTTCATACAATAGCACACGTGTCTATACATTGTTGCGTGTATTAAAAAACCTAGGAATGTAACAACCTGCCCGAAGTGGCAGCTGCAAACAGCCACAATTTAGACATTGAGTTCTACGACTACGTGGCGGTAAGCACTGTGCCTGCACTGCTTATGGGGAGCTCGGCTAGCACTGGTAACTACTTTGGCAATCCGTATGAGAGTAAGGCCTATTCTTATGATTACATAGGAAAAGAATCTTGAGGCTAACAGTCTAGTTTAATTTAATCTTGGTCTCacagtagaaaaaaacaaaactaattaAAATTAAGCGGCTGTTCACAAATATAACTTGGCttccaataaaataaattaagttCTCTGACACTTTAACATTTTCGATCATTGAAGAGGTATCATCGAAAAACCCCTTTCCAAATGCTCTATTAAAGCATATGGGCTTCATTGAGGGGGCGGCTGCTGCTCGTTTCCCCCTTTGAGCAGGCGTTTTCGCGGACCCGACACAACCATGTACTATATAGTCAACCATTTGTTTAAATGAGCACCACGTAATATTACATTTGCCCTGTATTTATTTGAATTCAATgtaaaacaggaggagcaacataAGGAGATGAAGGGCATATACAGGTAGAAATCACTTTTAATATGTGCCTTTGACAGATATAGTtctagagtttaaaaaaaaatggccactgTAACTTTTAGATTCAAATCCCGGtattaactggaaaaaaaaaaagctttataaattgcacagtgtgaacaaggctcaACTCAAatgattacaatgtacaaatatgtcCAGTTTTTATTAACAGGAAATATTTACTAAtcctcaattattatttttttcctccattgGTTTAGTGAAAAATGTTGTTCAGTCCGTTTACTGTGAAGAGGATTTGTgtaccagttttgtgtcacagaaCGGCTGCCAGATTTGGAAGTTTGGCACGAGAAGGGCTCATTCTTCATTCAGCATCAAACAATGTGTACGAGAATCTGGCCGTGGAAGACTGGATTCATGATCACATGGACTTAGAGCAAAAAAATGTTCTCTTTCTCTGGCGGAATTCTCCAACTGTGGTGATGGGTCGACACCAGAATCCATGGAAAGAATGCAATCTTCATTTGATGAGAGAGAAGGGGATCGGTCTGGCCAGGAGAAGAAGTGGCGGAGGGACTGTATTTCATGATCTGGGAAATATTAACTTAACTTTTTtcacatctaaaaaaaaatatgatcgaATGGAAAATTTACATTTGGTTATTAGAGCTCTTAAATCATTGCAACCAGATTTGGATGTACAAGCCACAAAGAGATATGATCTCCTGTTAGATGGAAAGTACAAGATATCAGGGACTGCTGCTAAGCTTGGAAGGACTGCTGCGTACCACCACTGCACATTGTTGTGTAGCGCAGATAGCTCGCTCTTACCTTTAGTGCTACAAAGCCCCTATGATGGTATACAAAGTAATGCCACCCCTAGTGTGCCCTCACTGGTCAAAAACCTCTCCCAGGCTTATTCGTCTTTAACTTGTGAAGCTGTCATGGACGCTGTTGCCAAGGAATATAGTTTACGGTATGATGATAAACCATATGTTCAGGTAGTTGACCCTCGAGATGAGACCCTCTTTCCAGGgataacgcaaaaaaaaaaagagttgtaCACTTGGGACTGGATttatggaaaaacaccaaaatttgaggTTCAGAAAGCCTTTCACATTTTGCATAAGGATCTTGTGGTGGATGTTAATTTAAGTATGTCTATAAAAAATGGTTATATAGAGAGCTGCTGTATGGCACTCCCCAGCCACTGGTTGTCTGAGCAGCAGGGCTATGAGCTGCAGAATAGTTTGGTAGGCAGTAAATTTTGCCCAAGTGAGACCGTTTTCATAGTGACTACTTTACTGAGGACCTGCCCAGACCATGATGAAGTTCATACAAAGTGGAACATGCTATGTGAGAAATTAGTGTCAATCATGTGACGTGATCGTTTTTATCATATAACAGGGTTTTatccatttttgtaaaaaatgttttatttcttatacattttattaccatTACAAATGTTAGGCAATGTGTTGGAATACACAGGTGGAATTCACAGACTATTCTGTGCTTTGAGGAGACTTACTAGTTGGTATTTACCATATATTATACCTATATTCAaattaatattttattaataaaaagaaaatgtagatCTATAGATGGAATATGAAAATGGAAAGATTATAACGGTACCACACAGAAGAATCAAAATGGAACTCATTGGCCCATATGTACTAAGAATGGCGTATTTAAAGCGAGTCAAAGTGGAGAAAGTAGTTGAGAAGATTTGTGCCATATTTATTTAAaggtgcacacctcttaataaatttggtgctttTCGACCTCTCATACAGGCTAAAAAACTCTTTCTACGTGTGCTATCAGCAGATGATATATGTGCCACACCATTTTCCCTTACATCATGTGTTGCCTAAACTACTTCTCCTTGGACACCATGCCCGCTTTTGTTGTCCCTTTTTAAATTTGAAGAGGAGAAAGTCACAACAAAAGTATTCTGACTGAAAATTAATTGCTGTCATTCTAGATCTGCTGAAATCCAGAGGAGTTTTATGAcatgtagtatttttttttatttttaataaatgtacaaATGATGTTCTTCCTCTGACCCGGTTTTCTCAGAGTTCCTTCTAGAAAAACTCATACTCTTACACAGATCAgccgtaacattaaaaccacctgcctaatgttGTGTAGGCCCCCACATGCCGTCAAAACAGTTCTGACCCGTGGAGGCATGGACTCCGCaatacctctgaaggtgtcctgtgctaTCTGGCacgaagacgttagcagcagatcctttaaatcctgtaagttgtgaggtgggacATCCATTggttggacttgtttttccaactCATCCCACTGATGTTctattggattgagatctgggataTTTAGAGGCCAAGTAAACACCTTGAACACtcgtgttcctcaaaccattcctgaacgatTTTGCAGCATCAGGGTGCATTTTTCACTGCCGTTAGGggttgtact contains:
- the LIPT1 gene encoding lipoyl amidotransferase LIPT1, mitochondrial codes for the protein MLFSPFTVKRICVPVLCHRTAARFGSLAREGLILHSASNNVYENLAVEDWIHDHMDLEQKNVLFLWRNSPTVVMGRHQNPWKECNLHLMREKGIGLARRRSGGGTVFHDLGNINLTFFTSKKKYDRMENLHLVIRALKSLQPDLDVQATKRYDLLLDGKYKISGTAAKLGRTAAYHHCTLLCSADSSLLPLVLQSPYDGIQSNATPSVPSLVKNLSQAYSSLTCEAVMDAVAKEYSLRYDDKPYVQVVDPRDETLFPGITQKKKELYTWDWIYGKTPKFEVQKAFHILHKDLVVDVNLSMSIKNGYIESCCMALPSHWLSEQQGYELQNSLVGSKFCPSETVFIVTTLLRTCPDHDEVHTKWNMLCEKLVSIM